ttaatagcTACGAGCAAAACAAATACAATATGTGTAGAAGATGCAAATAATCCTTAAAATGAGTGTTTTACAGGCTgcatacaatataataatataagaataatacaagaataaataaaacacttggTTAAAGTAAGCGATCCCAAAACCCTCTGTATTAGACTGCACATGGAGCATGGGGGGCACTGCTTTACCCTTCAGGAGCtggagggctgtgtctcaatccgCACAAAATATCCTTCACAGTGTGCTCGAAATAGGGCCCTGGGACGTTGTCCGAAATCTCTGTGTAGCACACTATGTAGTACAGGATGGTATTTGGGACACTGCAGCTCTCCTGGGCTCCGTGTGCAGGCCGAGTGAATTTCCTGCTGAAATATAACGCGAATGTAATCTCCTCATCCGGGTCACTTACAGACtacagttctctctctctctctctctctctctctctctctctctctctctctctctctctctctctctgcttgATCAAGTGTCCTGCCCCTATATCATGTTGTGTGAAGTGTGTTGAAAATAGTATGCAAAATTACACCAGTGGTCATCACACTGTGATTAATTACTGACCAGTCATATTTCAGAATGCTGGCTGGAGTTAGCTTAGCTCGAGTCACCACATGTACAGCAATAAGCTGAGGTGGATCAAAATGTTCATGTGAGTTTGTTTTGAGCTTAGTTTAAACAACACATTTCACAGTTGAATAgacattatattaaatatgacATTTCTGTGGTAAATAAGAGATAAGCAAGTTAAAACAATCGTGCTGTCCTTATAGTCACGATGATGtgttaaaagaaaataacacatttatattaatagCTGTCTAAAATTTTATAAATATCTTAAGATGAACACAGTTTTAACACATTTCCAACCCACTTCGCATATCTTTAGTATTTTCACATATATAGAAAAGCATCCAGCCTCCAACCCAGCAACAAAATagataaattataatttaaaaaaatcaacaagcagctgcattttacATCACTTTGGAAATTCTCTGTGGAGTGCTGTAGGAAGAAGAGCCATCTAAAAAGAGGAAAGTGTATATAAagtgtataaaaatatatttattctaattaatttcttttttttttttaaataaatgtcggCTATTTTCAACGCGtactgtgtattttattatgtcACAACACTTGCAATTGTCCCAGCTATACGTATAAACGCTCAACGTGGTATCAGATTCATATCCAGCTGTTCTTATTGTCTTTACCtcgttttataaatgttttaaataataacacacatgTAAAAATTGATTTCGCCACCACTAAGAAAAGCCTGAAGTCACTTTAGATGAAATCACAGGCATATTCGTATAAATCAAGACCAGACCAGATGTAATTCCAACACTATTTAAGATTTATAGATTAACAAACATATAGTGGGAGTAGTGACTTTTTATCTGCTGGTTTGAGCCTTTTGCATTCACGATTGCtactataaaaaaatatacatgaaTTAATACACCAAGTGAACTTGATTATATTTTCCACCCTATTCGGGTGCCTAGAAAGGAAATGATCCAAATGACTTCAGCTATTTTCAAGTACATGGAAATAATTCAATTGTTATCTTTTGAAAGAGCCAAAATATTTGATATTCGAAAAGGTTAATATTATTCAAcaaacaatgttttattatatgctgttatttcttactaccaGGTTTACAGTGAGTGACATAAAAAAATGTGCaagtcatttttttaaaatatgacaAACATATGTTTTAATGTTCAATATAACAAGCCATATATACATCAATGTAATTGCAAAGAGATAATTTGTGCtgttatgtacagtatgttgtgTGCAGTTCGTCATATCCATATCCAACATCACATCCCTGAAAAACACATCATGGTTTATATCGCCGGAAATGACTTTCACCCCCAAAAGAACAATAGCGGTGTGGAGCTCATTTACAGCCTGTGCTGtctgtatgtgattgtgtgtgtgcgagtatgtgtgcgagtatgtgtgtgtgtgtgtgtgtgtgtgtgtgtgtgtgtatgtgtgtgtgtgtgtgtgtatgtgtgtgtgtgtgtgtgtgggttgagGGTCATCCATCAACCACTACTGTCGAACGTTGCCTCTAAACAGGCCATAAACAGCCCGTATTCGCTTCTTTTAACAACATCCAGGCTGAGAAAATTGGAACCTCTCCTCCAGACTAAAAAAACAGAACGCGTTTGTTGTAAACCGAATATCAATAATgttctatttgtatttgtatttttactgtatttgtcCTGGCTGTAACATTTCTGCTAATAAGTCAGACAGATTTCTAAAAATCTTCAGCAAATTAGTTGCACACACTTGCGTTTTTGTGCTGATATTTGTGAGagatatttgtgtatttttatgcaGATAATGAAGATAAGAAAATTAAGATAAAATACCTTACAGTAGAGCAGAAGCATGAAGCAAATTCTGAATAGATGCATTcagaaatattaattttaacatTAGAAAGTATTACAATAACACCACCACCGAcaacaaaaacaagaataataaaaataataataataatataatgcaagcgataataaataaaaatacaaataatttatactaataattataattactacTAGGGAAACATTTAAGATAATTGGtaattaattaaaactaaaatctgTTTATTTGCTGAATAATGCcgcattgttttttattttgatggaTTTTTGATGGATTTGCAAATGTCCTGAGATCAGAATCCAACAGCCGGTAAGCGAGACTCAGCGGGCCAGAAACTAACAAAGAGAAGGTGCTGGAATAACCTtagaattaaaattaatctgatAGAGAATAAATACCAAATTTCGTTAAACATATTATTAATCAATCAATGCATTTGCATGGagaaattaaatcaaattaaatagGAAAGAAGGGATGCACTGATTGCAAATTTAAACTACAGTACATCATTTAAAACGCAGATTTACTTTTGGAATTGgggtatttttattattatttttaatacgcCGTTACAACAAATGTTCAAACTTTGTATACAATTGTATACAATCTTATTGTAAATTATaaactataaaatataaattgtattttttacacagtatgaATTAATGGAATAACTGTTTTAGTTAAATTCTTTcgaattaaaatataaatataaattgtattatttaaatgtacaaatatACAATTTAAAGTACCTAATACATTCAAGATAATTGAATGCTGTTTAATTTCGATATTCCTACATAAATGCCACGATGAGGAATAATAACGTAAACAATTCTGTacgataaataaatatattattagacTATTATTAGAATGTGCAATATATCCTCTACAGTGTTAATATTGTAATGTTAGTGCTAAAATCGTGAGAAAGCACCACCATCTTTGCCTTTTGCTCTAAAAAACGAGTGGGATGGAGTGGGGATTTCAGAAGAATGCCAACACCCACTTCTTCTCCATACAATACATCCTGTGTAACTGCAGAAAaatctgtttgtgttttttctcaGTCTTTACAAAAATCCTACACATTTATCAGTTCCTTTCTCCATCGAGGTTATTTCCAATAGCGATAAAAATGCAAAAGCCAGAGAAATGTTTGATCCACAGAAGAGCACATGTTCTCCTCAGGTAAATCCAGAGTAAAATGACTAGTAAGGTAAATCCAGTTTTTAGACAACATTTTGGAAAAGATGTagatttataattaaatataaaaaagagaaaaagccaCACAGAGAGCACTAAGTCGTTCCTTCATCCTGAGCACATATGATCTAAGAGAGGGTTAGATGGTTTAAATGTGTTTCTTAGGGCACGAAGCTGTCAGACCTTTTGGCGAGCAAGATTGATAGCGCACAGGCTTCCAGGGCTCTTTGTTTGGAATATAAGCAATAAAGTGCTGGTGGAGCACTGCCATTTAACAGAACACaagcaaagaaaaaaagtaTAGTATAGAACTGGATTTTTATGTGTTCTTTATACATTAATGCTTGTCATTGTCAATGTCGTTGTTAGGTCAGTTTAAACAATAATGTTTAGCCACATACGTATATAATGTTTACATGGGATATTTTGCTAGATTTATTTAACAGTTTTAATAGTTTATTGCTGTtgggtttaataataataaaaaaaaaacttacatcttatgcatttacattttatgcatttagaaagtaagtaaacatttatttatatagcacttttctaAGACAAGCTATGAAGTGCttcacaatcagtaagatacaatatgaataaaagaaataaaacaaaaaataaaacactcataaaatacatataaaaccaGAAAAACAACACAGCTACATCCATGGGTggaataaaaacagacattaaCCATACAAACAGTGCAACTTcatctaataaacaataaaacaggaAACATCATCTAGAGTTTGTTCTCAAAGGCTCAGGTATAAAAATACGTCTTAAGCCTTCTTTTAAAAATCTCCTTTGACCCAGCAAGTCTAATATCCAAGGGCAGGGTGTTCCACAACTTAGGTTCATACGCGtactgtactgtgacagtatacaatctaagcaattgatggttaagggtcttccttaagggcccaacagtggcatcctggaattggtggggcttgaaccggcaaccttttgattacaagtccagtaccttaactactaggatacaactgcatttatacatttctacacaaagtaaaaatgtgtgtatgCACTTTAAtggttattaaaatataaaattttaataacTAACCAAAACTATAATCGATGCAATTGTGGGCCTGTATTAACATAAATCACACAGGCGTAAAAGTGCACGTGTCACGGCTTCGTGAACGCGCCCATGCGCGTGAACTGCAGAATAATTCGTCTTGTGAACGTTTCGAGCGCTCATACGCATGCGTGCGCGCACACGAGAGCGCGCATTGTCTGACAAAACTTGTGGTAAAACTCGGTCGCAAGATTAATGGGTTTCTTTTGAGCGTGACGGCTGGTGGATCCTATGtggtgagttttttttttgggtcGGGTGGCCCATAATCCAATTGCAATCGGAAGCATCACGTCGAAGAGGGTATAGAGGAGAGAATATTTTAGGAATATTTTTGCTTAGGAGTTACCGAGCATGTGGACAAAAGTTACCATAAAACGCGCAAATAAACCAGCCCATCCCCGAGAACGAGGCGTTCCTCTCCGACTTTTCTCCATCAATCAGGCGGACAGTGGCTTCTTTTGATTAAACCCTAAATTGTCATTGGACAGAGGTAATCATGTGACAAGCAATACGGTCCAATTTCAACCTTGTCTCCATGAAAGCAGTTTAATGGTATCGCGGTCCCCATACGGCCGTAATCAGAAAAATagtgattttcttttttttacatcgGACACGATATTCCATTATTCCTTCCTGGGCCACAAATCTGTGCGCGGGGAATTCTTGAAAGATTCGGAGGAGATGAATTACGAATTCGAACGAGAGACGGGCTTTATCAATAGTCAGCCGTCGCTCGCTGAGTGCCTGACATCTTTTCCCCCTGTCGCTGATGCATTTCAAAGTTCATCAATCAAGAGCTCGACGCTTTCACGCTCGACACTGATTCCTCCTCCTTTCGAGCAGACCATTCCTAGACTCAATCCGGGAAGCCATCCTCGCCACAGCCGCCCCAAACAGAACCCGAACGGCGTGTGTCCGCTGCCCGCCGCTTCCTTACCCCCCGAATACCCGTGGATGAAGGAGAAAAAGGCTTCCAAGAAGAACCAAACCTCGACTGCAGTCACCAGTGAGCCTACACCACTCTACTTCTCCCCTCAAGGTAAAACCTACTTACACCTTAcagttttaatatatttaattatgctttatttttatgtattttaaaataatacgcAAATCGTTTCAGCACATTTTAAAGCTCCAGCGCGTAAACTTTACAGAAATGAATATCTAATAATTCTAGTAACTTACAGAAGTAGATTTTGAACGCAAATTGTGCAGGAAATTAAATAGTATGTAAAGGTTAAGATAGCATTATAGCATCAAGTGAGGTGGTGGCATCCATCCTTAGTAAAACCTAATACGATTACAAAGCCCACACCAAACCTGACCCAACAGATCTGACTTCCAATTGATATTTTAGGCGCTACAGAGGGGCTTACAAAAGTTTTAGCTTTAATTTTAGTATGTATTTAATAgacttattatatattaaaaaaaataataatgtgcatATAATACGAATACAAAACATCCACTgcgtatttaatataaaaaatgccATTATTTGCTAGGGAGGATGTTTTTTTGCATAAGTTCTAAACTCTCTGCGCGCTACTTGTAGCACAGGGCGTGAATTTTATTATTTGACAGTAATGAAGAGTGATAGATTGGTATTACTCAAGTCGGCAGCTGGTGTGTTCATTAATCTTCACACACCATgcacatcacacacatacacactcgttTCTGGCACCGTGGCCTGAACACAATTTATTCTTTCGCCGTGGCTTCATTCCCACCGACGATTTATGCCCCTTGCGAACCGCAATATATTGGACAAGTTTTGTGAGGTCAGCTGTGTAGCCCTAAACCCCTCTGTTAACAAAAGAGGAGCCGTAAGTGCCACATATCTATGGGTTATAACGTTGCGATCCACACGCAGGTTCGCCAGAACTTTCAGACGGCGGCGGCGGAGGAACACGCAGACTGAGGACGGCCTACACCAACACGCAGCTGCTGGAGCTGGAGAAGGAGTTCCACTTCAACAAGTACCTGTGCCGGCCGCGGCGGGTGGAGATCGCCGCGCTGCTGGACCTCACGGAGAGGCAAGTGAAAGTGTGGTTCCAGAACCGACGCATGAAACACAAGCGCCAGACGCAGTGCAAGGAGAACCAGCAGAACTCCAGCCCGGAGGAACACGCCGCCCACGACAAGGCTTTCTATGAGCAAACAGGCGCCAACACGGTTTCCGGGGCTTTATTGGAGAGCGAAAGTTACGCGTTCCAGCAGAACACTACGCAAAATGGACACAATGGAGAGTCGCTGGGCTCTACTGTTTCACCCCTAAACAGTAATGACAAAAATCTCAAACATTTTTCCAGCCCGTCACCCACTGTTCCCATGTGCGCCACCACAATGGCTGTTGACGGCGCAGCTGGACAGGACAATAGCTCTCCTTCGGGCCTGGACGGCCCCATGCACGACTTTCACGTTTTCTCTGCAGATTCCTGCCTGCATCTCTCGGATGCCATTTCTCCCAATGTATCCGAGACAGTGGACAGTCCCATGAGTTTAGGAACAGACTCGTTTGATTTCTTCTCAGAGACGCTGACGACTATCGACCTGCAACACTTAAGCTACTAAAACTTTCTTTTGAGCTAACGAAGTCCAGTTATATTTCCCTGCGTTGATGGATGGTTAGTGTCTTTCA
This DNA window, taken from Trichomycterus rosablanca isolate fTriRos1 chromosome 3, fTriRos1.hap1, whole genome shotgun sequence, encodes the following:
- the hoxa2b gene encoding homeobox protein Hox-A2b, with translation MNYEFERETGFINSQPSLAECLTSFPPVADAFQSSSIKSSTLSRSTLIPPPFEQTIPRLNPGSHPRHSRPKQNPNGVCPLPAASLPPEYPWMKEKKASKKNQTSTAVTSEPTPLYFSPQGSPELSDGGGGGTRRLRTAYTNTQLLELEKEFHFNKYLCRPRRVEIAALLDLTERQVKVWFQNRRMKHKRQTQCKENQQNSSPEEHAAHDKAFYEQTGANTVSGALLESESYAFQQNTTQNGHNGESLGSTVSPLNSNDKNLKHFSSPSPTVPMCATTMAVDGAAGQDNSSPSGLDGPMHDFHVFSADSCLHLSDAISPNVSETVDSPMSLGTDSFDFFSETLTTIDLQHLSY